One Canis lupus familiaris isolate Mischka breed German Shepherd unplaced genomic scaffold, alternate assembly UU_Cfam_GSD_1.0 chrUn_S508H670, whole genome shotgun sequence genomic window carries:
- the LOC119879259 gene encoding putative ankyrin repeat domain-containing protein 20A5 → MKKRSTARNGWGLLRFGFNLRPLRVRSPPMTMTVDSFHSPGPGYHIRYQDLRGIHRAVIEGDTEKMQEIQQLLVFGLHDLNKRDRKNRTALHLACAIGSVDMVKILVLSQCQLNLRDGENRTALVKAVQCQEEACVDILLRKGADVNTKDFKDNTALHYAAYEGNISIARKLLLNKGDIEAKNKDGLTPLLVAVNEKKRK, encoded by the exons ATGAAAAAGAGATCTACAGCGCGGAATGGGTGGGGCCTGCTGCGCTTCGGCTTCAACCTCAGGCCTCTGAGGGTCAGGTCGCCGCCTATGACTATGACTGTTGACAGCTTCCACAGCCCCGGTCCCGGATACCACATCAGATATCAAGATCTCCGGGGAATCCACAGAGCTGTGATTGAGGGCGATACAGAAAAAATGCAGGAGATACAGCAGTTGCTGGTTTTTGGTTTACATGACTTAAATAAAAGGGACAGGAAGAACAG GACGGCTCTCCACTTGGCGTGTGCCATTGGGAGTGTAGATATGGTGAAGATCCTGGTACTTTCTCAATGCCAGCTAAACCTCCGTGATGGAGAAAACAGGACAGCTCTCGTGAAG GCTGTACAATGCCAAGAAGAGGCATGTGTAGATATTCTTCTCAGAAAAGGTGCTGATGTAAATACTAAGGATTTCAAGGACAACACCGCTCTCCATTATGCGGCCTATGAGGGAAATATCTCAATAGCACGCAAGCTGCTTTTGAATAAAGGAGATATAGAGGCCAAAAACAAG GATGGCCTCACACCGCTTCTAGTTgctgtaaatgaaaaaaagagaaaa